A window of Bos taurus isolate L1 Dominette 01449 registration number 42190680 breed Hereford chromosome 19, ARS-UCD2.0, whole genome shotgun sequence contains these coding sequences:
- the PIPOX gene encoding peroxisomal sarcosine oxidase (The RefSeq protein has 1 substitution compared to this genomic sequence) has protein sequence MAAQRELYDAIVIGAGIQGCFTAYHLAKHSKKVLLLEQFFLPHSRGSSHGQSRIIRRAYPEDFYTQMMAECYSLWAQLEHEAGTQLYRQTGLLLLGMKENPELKIIQATLSRQGVEHQCLSSEELKQRFPNIRLARGEVGLLEVSGGVLYADKALRALQDGIRQLGGIVHDGEKVVEIKSGLPVMVKTTSRSYQAKSLIITAGPWTNRLLRPLGAELPLQTLRINVCYWQEKVPGSYSVSQAFPCFMGLGLSLAPHHIYGLPSREYPGLMKVCYHHGNNADPEERDCPAAFSDIQDVHILSGFVRDHLPDLQPEPAVMEHCMYTNTPDGHFVLDRHPKYDNIVIGAGFSGHGFKLSPVVGKILYELSMKLTPSYDLTPFRISRFPSLGKAHL, from the exons ATGGCTGCTCAGAGGGAGCTCTATGACGCCATTGTGATCGGGGCAGGCATCCAGGGCTGCTTCACGGCGTACCACCTGGCCAAACACAGCAAGAAAGTCCTCCTGCTGGAGCAG TTCTTTCTCCCGCACTCCCGAGGAAGCTCCCATGGGCAGAGCCGGATCATCCGAAGGGCATACCCAGAAGATTTCTACACCCAGATGATGGCTGAGTGCTACTCCCTGTGGGCCCAGCTGGAGCATGAGGCGGGAACCCAATTATACAG gcAGACTGGACTACTGCTGCTGGGAATGAAGGAGAACCCAGAATTAAAGATAATCCAGGCTACTTTGTCGAGGCAGGGAGTGGAGCACCAGTGTCTTTCATCTGAGGAACTGAAGCAACGTTTCCCCAATATTCGGTTGGCCAGGGGAGAAGTGGGGCTCTTGGAGGTGTCCGGAGGAGTTCTCTATGCCGACAAGGCACTCAGAGCCCTCCAG GATGCAATTCGACAGCTAGGTGGCATAGTGCATGATGGAGAGAAGGTAGTGGAGATAAAATCAGGGCTACCAGTCATGGTGAAAACTACCTCCAGGAGCTACCAAGCCAAGAGCTTGATCATCACGGCAGGTCCTTGGACCAACCGGCTCCTCCGTCCCTTGGGAGCTGAGCTACCTCTCCAG ACCCTGCGGATCAACGTGTGTTACTGGCAAGAGAAGGTTCCTGGAAGCTACAGTGTGTCCCAGGCCTTTCCGTGTTTCATGGGCCTGGGCCTCAGCCTGGCTCCTCACCACATCTACGGGCTGCCCTCCAGAGAGTACCCAGGGCTGATGAAG GTCTGCTATCACCACGGCAACAATGCAGATCCCGAGGAGCGGGACTGCCCAGCAGCTTTCTCAGACATCCAAGATGTCCACATCCTGAGCGGTTTTGTCAGAGATCACTTACCTGACCTGCAGCCCGAGCCTGCTGTGATGGAGCATTGCATGTACACG AACACCCCCGATGGGCACTTCGTTCTTGATAGACACCCAAAGTACGACAACATTGTCATTGGTGCTGGATTCTCTG GGCATGGGTTCAAGTTGTCCCCTGTCGTGGGGAAGATCCTGTACGAATTAAGCATGAAATTAACGCCATCCTATGACTTGACACCTTTTCGAATCAGCCGCTTTCCCAGCCTGGGCAAAGCCCACCTTTGA